The Limnochordia bacterium region CTTATCTCCTATATTGGAGATTGAGCCTCTCGATCCCTTCTTTTCCCTTCTCTCTCATGGGACCCGCGGTATCCGTCGCGTTCGCGATCACCTACCTGAACCCGTAAATTCTTGACTCATACTAGCCAAGGCTGTTTCTAGATACCGGGCCTCTTGAAATGCACCCTTGTTAATAGGCGCCCGACCATCTATTTCTGTCATGAACACCATTCCTACACAAGCTCTTTACGGGAACTTCCTTGAGCTGAAGGATACCCGAGGAAAATCCGCATGCTGGCCTCATTCAGCAGCTAACCTTTAGCTGTCTCAACCGAACCGCCAAATGCAATCTCCCTACTACGCAAGTTCTGCTTCCACATCACCCATCGTACGGTTCTTCCCACTGTTCTTCGCTTCATACATCTTGCGGTCGGCTAGACTAATGAGCTCCTCTGGTGTCAGTTTAGTCTCCTCCATCGTATGTATACCCAAAGAGACTGTGAGCTGAATCGTCTCCTTCTTCGTTGGAATAGCAGTCTGGACACCGCGTCGGATTCGTTCGGCGACACGGTAGGCCTCATGGGAAGTGGTATTAGTAAGGCAGATCAGAAACTCGTCTCCCCCATACCTTGCAGACCAATCACAGGATCCCCGAATGTTCCTCTTGATTACATCACTTACCTGCTGCAACACGAGATCCCCCACGGCATGCCCATAGGTATCATTAATCTCCTTGAAGTTATCTATATCCATGAAAATCACCGACAAGGGTGATTCATCAATGGTGGCTTGGATAATATCCACCGGTAGGCGATCGCTCACAAACCTGCGGTTATATAAAGAGGTTAGTTGATCGGTGATCACCAAGTGATTGATATCCGAGACGATGTTGCGCATGAGACGTCCATCACTGTAGTTGCCTGTACCAATCATCATGCTGTCCGTAGCGTTTTTCATCAGTTCCAATACCGCAGGTTGTTCCTTTGTCTGGATAGGCAGTGCCGTCACCATGATAATCGCATCAGGACTTTGTTCTAGCTTCATGAAGCTTTTATCGTTGTGATATGCACGCACGGAAATACAGTTCTCACATATGCGCCGATCCTTCCAGTATTCGTAGCAAATCTCTTCTGTCTGGTCAACGGCATTCCCCCGGCATTCCATAACTCGTTTACGGACCGGATCAACGATTCTCACCGCATCGTACATTTTGCTAAAGAAGGTCAAATGGCCTTCCAGCCGATCAAGGGTAATGGGTTCCGACATGGTTGTGCACCTCTTCTATTTTCGACAGATATCCGTCTTTCGTGTGGGTTTCGGCTCTGCTAGCAAAGAGAGAACGGCCGCCATAGTCACCCCAGACTACAGCCTATAAAACCTGCTAGGCCAAGGGTTTCCGTGGGGCTTTGCCTAGGAATAGCTCCGTTTTTGTGCATGTGGTTGTTCGGTTTTCGCATCTCCCTATGCTAATCTTACCCACGATGCACTACCTGCCACCTCATGTCATCGGAGACTCTGGCCACGATTTGACGGTCGCAGATAATAGCTTATCCCAGTATAGCCGTAGCATGCCAACGCTTTGTCAGTTAAGGGCGCTGGCCATACCACCTAGTATTGCGTCTTCGAAGTATTCATCACCAATCAGGATCCAGCTTCTGCCCTTTTTCTCCAAATATATATCCACGATAGAGGTTACCGTGTTGTTATCTTCCTTGCTTAGCAGATCAACGAATAGCTGTACCATTTCATCTTCGGATTCATCTTGTCCTGAAAAGACCGATATCATAACGTGGTCAAGATACTCATCAAGGACCGCAATCATATCAATGTTTGTAATCTCAGTTTTGACAATAGCAGTATCCCCATCCTTGGATGAAGAGAGCACTTTGAAATCAAGATTCTGCACTACCAGCTCCACATACTCACCGTATTCTGTAATGTCATCATCGGGAATGTCTACTACTTTACCAAAATACTTGGTAATAGCCTTCTCATCTAGCTTTTTTATCGCTTGCAGCGCGTTTATAACCGCCTGTTCCGGTGTCTCTTCCTTGCAGCCAGCAAGTAGCAGTATGGCTATTAACATTAGAACACCCACTTGCCAATGTATTGTCCGCATCTGCTACCACCTTTTCCAATTATTGTCTCGTCCTCATCATACCATATGTTCTCCAAGAGGAAAACACCTAAACTTTCTTCTTGAAGCCACTTTGCAAAGCCAAAGCGTTACTGGGTCCAGCGGCCGTGCATCGGTATCTGAATTGCACCACAACTACCCTCTGAACCTGGCTCCTATCTCATCAAAGACGTGAATAACGGATCTGCGTATTTGCAGCATCAGTCTTGCTACCGAACACTTCAGAAAGCCGTCGACATGCTGACCCAGCACAACTCTGGCAACCATGCCAGTAGGGGGTATCGCCGCCAACATCCCGGCTAGTGACATCTACTGGCTACCACGTTCTCAGCCATTCTGGCGCATAGTTCCTAGACATAGAAAAAGGCCGTTAATAAGCGACCTTACCTGTCTTTAGACCGGTCGGGCTAACAGGATTTGAACCTGCGACCTCTCGACCCCCAGTCAATCCGTACAAAAGGCCTGCAAGGCCTGATGAACACAGGGTTTTGCAGGCTTTTACGTAGAAATCACTTGTTTCTTGAAGCCCATCACTACGGCGTTTTTGACAAACTTGGCCCAGGTTTTCGGCCAAATTTGGCCAGTGTAAAAGCGTATGCCTAACACAGCACCGTAAGCGTCAAATTAGGCCCACCTCGCGACCTCTTTGTTCCGATCGGATAATTGGAACCATCATAGCAAAGCAGTCGCGAGGTGGGGTTGTTTGGTGAGTAGACAGGGCCCTTGCGGGTGCCCTGCCCCTCGCAGAACCGTGCTTGCGCAATTAACGCACACGGCTCCCCACAAAGGAGATTCACACACCAGTATAGCAGTCGCAAAACCACCTGTCGTGCTATTCGAGCCAATCCCGTTGTCAATCTTATCCACCTCGGAGTGTGGCGATTGTTACCTTAGCCCGATTCTCCTCCGTGTGGTTGCCTTCTCTCCATGACAATTACGACGCTTCATCGATACTACGCAACCATCCGACTTCCCACCCGTCATTTGCGTCCCTTGCTTGGTTGTCGCTTGTAGACACATACCCTTGCAGGAACAGGCGGGATCTCCCGGGTTGCCACATGTTCGCAATGTCTAGCATGCCGAGCTCTCAGACCCCGGAGTGCTAACCCGAACTCACCTTTTTACGCTCGGGTCAGTGTTGTCTTCTGCGGCGTCAAACGCATCGACCATCCTCGTTAACGTTTTTCGAGGCTCAATCGCTTCAGCTTTCGCTTTCGGCCTGCTAGCTTGTCTTCCTACGCTTAAACAAGACAGTCACCTGCCTTGCTCCAAGGACTGACTACAAGTTGGCTGGTTAGGCCTTGTCTTGACCGGACTCTCACCGGCTAGAACATGTGTCATTTCCCGGCCGCACTGACGCTTACGAACAAGCTTCTTTTTGTTCGGTAAACCTCAAAAACATTGGGATTTGGTTGTAAATACGGAAAATACGTCTTTTCGCAGTGGAGTCATCTTGACCTCCGCAAACAACGCTAGTAAAATTAGTATATAATGCGAAAACTTAGCTGAAAAGAGGCGGTAAGGGATTTATATGCAAAATTATTAAGAAAGGGGAGGCACATAGCCCAATGTTGTCAAGTAGACTGGGAATTGTTGCTGTACTTGTCGTAATGTACCTAATGGTATTGCAGGGAAGTATTGCTCTTTCCTTGGGCTTCTCCCTAGGATGGAGGAAAGAGGAAACCAATGCTAAGGAGTGTTCAAGTCCTGCGGTTCATTCGCTGCGTCAAGCACTCTATCGTAAGCCAATTTGGCTGTTGACAAGAAAGAAAGCAATCCCGGTAAAATAGTGAAAGGAGTAAGACTATGTGGCGGAAGAGGGCACACCTGATTTTAACCCTGCTAGTCTGGGCTGTATTCATCTCCTTCGGTTTGCTCCGGATTCATGATGTGCGTACTACTACTGTTGAGGATAATCTACAAATAGTGGTTGTAGAAGGTAGTTACCCACCTAATGTAGTTGGGGAATTACAGCAAATCCTAGAAAAGCTGCACATTCACGATGCCAAGATTCACAATGTAGCAATCGAGCACCTTATAGTGCGCATATTAGCAGAGACCGACTTACCAGACTTAATTATTGTGCAAGAGAGTCATGCAGCCGCCCTTCTGGGCCAGGCCAAAGAGCTAATCTTGGACCTTACTCCGCTATTTGATGATGCATCTATTGATCCACAGGTGCTACACTGGAACAGCCTTCAATATCCAGCCTACCATGAATATCGACACTATTTTGTCTCTACCTCGTTTAGCGCCGGCGGCACACACATCTATGAGAAAATTGAAAGCAACAATGAGGATAGACCGATCATACGAACCAGAGCCTATCCCCTTGATACGGTTTTAGTGGGAATCTTAGCCTCAACCGATCGGGTCGAAGAGTGCTCCGATATCCTGATGGGTCTAGCGGCCAGTAGGGATAGTACCCCATGGCAAATGTATTGGCAAGGATATCTTGGGCGGATGATTGGTCATCTTATTTACCAGCGCGACCCAGAACGAATCTACTGGTCCTTTTTGCATCAATCATTACAGAACAAGTGGAGCCTTGATATGTGGTGCGATTATTACACTAAAGAGTTAGTGCCCACAATGATGGTGCAAGGGTATCCCAACCTTGGTCGCGTCTATTTCATAGACAGTACTCTCGAATCCTTTCAAAATCCCTGGGACGGACAAGTCTATACAGACGTGCACAAAATACAAGGGTATTTTCCGTTGCAAGATAAAAGGATGGAAAAGGTGTTCAATATATACTTTGAGCTGTACCTAGCTGAACAAGACTGGACCGCACCAGAGGGTCGCCGAACTTCCTTCCCGATTCCCAGACTAATTTATATGGAGCGAGTATCAGAAGGTGAGGTTGTACTTATGGAACTTAAGGATGCGAAGTATATACGCTCGATCTGAATTGAGGGAATTGCTCTACGTATTGTGTAAAACCGTCGCTTGTAGGGCACTCACTGGTCCCTTACATAAGCCTCGCCCAACAAGGAGAAAGGCCCAACAAATACTCTTGTCAGACAGGGGGTTAACGCTCGATGGACACCACCCTTGTCATTGGCTATATCACACTGCTGGGCAGATTTCGGGACTTTCACCCTGTAGAACATGCGCCCGCTGGGCACACAATAAAAAAACCCTTTATAATAAAGGGTTTTGGACTGGTCGGGCTGACAGGATTTGAACCTGCGACCTCTTGACCCCCAGTCAAGCGCGCTAGCCAAGCTGCGCCACAGCCCGACAAGAAATATGATACCACAATTGCTACCAATGCGCAACCGCGTTTTGCCTTGATTCTACGCGCTTTGCTCCGCCGTTAGTTCCAATCCAAACTCCTTATGGATTGCCTGGACCGCATCTAGTGTATACTTCTCGTCAATCAAGCAGGATACCTTGATTTCCGAAGTACTGATCGCCTGGATATTGATCCCCGCATGACAGAGGGCTTGAAACATCTTAGCAGCGACTCCGGGGTTGCTGACCATACCTGCACCAACGATGGATACCTTTGCCACACTTTCATCGAAAAGCACTTCCTTGGCACCAATATCCGACTTGATCCCATTAACAACATCAAGGGTCAGCTCTAGATCAGGTCTGGAAACGGTAAATAGCATGTCGGTCTTATCACCCCGGGTGTGGGTTTGGACAATCATGTCTACGTTCACACCTTGATCTGCCAAGGCCGAAAACAACCGTGCTGCAATTCCCGGCTTATCGTCTAAATCAACAACGACGACTCTTACTGTGTCCCGATCCTGAGTAACCGCAGTAACCAACATTTCTTTCTCCACGTCTGACTCACTCCTCACAAAGGTACCTTCGATCTGCTTGAAAGAAGACCGAACGTGAATAACTACACCATGGGTAGCTGCATACTCCACGGCCCGGGGCTGCAAAACGGCCGCACCTAGGCTTGCCATTTCCAGCATCTCCCCATAGGATACCGCGTGCCACTTACGGGCATGGGGAACAATCCGTGGATCAGCACTATACACACCGTCCACATCAGTATATATCTCACAGACTTTGGCCTTTAACGCAGCAGCCAATGCAACGGCCGTGGTATCCGAACCGCCTCGACCGAGGGTGGTAATATCTCCATCGTAGGTCTTGCCCTGGAAACCAGCCACAATCACAATATTGCCTTCTTCCAGTTCTTGAGAAACCCGCTCGGGGTTAACCTCTACGATCTTCGCTTTGCTAAACATTCTATTTGTATAAATCCCTGCTTGGGGTCCGGTCAGGGATATCGCCGCATGCCCCATCGCCTGCAGAGTTATGGCAAGCATGGAGATGGTTACCTGCTCTCCAGTTGACATCAACATGTCCATTTCTCGTTTAGACGGATTGTTGCTCAGTTTTGCCGCCATGGAAATCAATTCATCTGTCGTATGACCCATCGCGGATACCGTAACTACAACACTATTTCCAGCCAACTTTGTCGCGATAATCCTCCGCGCCACGTTTTGAATCAACTCGGGAGTTGCAACTGAACTACCACCATACTTTTGAACTACAATGTCCATACTTTCCATCCTTCCGCCTCAAATGAACTCTGTTGATGCTAACGCCCCATGCTCGGATATATCGGTGGTTACGCACCGACAGTTTATTCCATGTTTTTCAAAGGCAAGACCCATAGCCTGCTGTACCTCGGCATCACGGTCACCGGTAAAGGCCACCACTGTTGGCCCAGCACCACTAATAGCCGCGCCATAGGCCCCTGCGTTTTTCGCCGCGGCGAAAACATCCTTTAGACCGGGAATCAAGAAGGCCCTGTAGGGTTGGTGTAAGCAATCATCCCACAGTTCTCTTTGGCTGAGAACCTCCAAGTTACCCTGACACATGGCAGCCACCAGTACAGCAACCCTTCCTAAGTTAAACACCGCATCAGACATGGCTACTTCCTTGGGCAATGCCGCCCGGGCCTTTTTGGTACTCAGGGTAAACTCAGGGATCGCCAGACATACCCTTAGTCCTGCTTTTGGTACAACCCGTTGGTAATGCGCCTGTTTTTCCGAGTCCGTAAATACCGTCACTAGCCCGCCAAGCAAAGCCGGAGCCACGTTATCCGGGTGTCCTTCTATGGCGGAGGCCATGGCTACCAGTTCTGCTTCTCCTAAGGTATTGCCACTGAGAGCATTGCCGGCTACCAAACCACCTACAATAGCTGTGGCACTACTGCCCATTCCCCTGGCTAGGGGAATGTTATTCTCAGCAACTACACGTAGCCCCGCCGGTCGGTATCCCACCTTACGGAATACATCATCCATGGTGCGCACAAACAGGTTCCCCTTACCTTTGGCAATGCCCTGAGATTCACCAAAGACCTCAAGGGAGAAGCCCTTTGGTGTTTCCTCAACGGTGAAAACGTTATACAGACCAAGGGCCAGACCAAGACAATCAAAACCTGGTCCTAAATTGGCAGTAGTTGCCGGAACCTTTACGCGTACAGCCATGGGAGCACCTCTTCCATCAACATTCAAATACATATTATATCAGGTTCCACCCGCTAAATAAACCCACAAAAAAGAAGAAGACAACTATCGTCTTCTTCCTTTTGAACTGTCCTTAAGATCAGGTGACTATCGAACGGCGTCCTTTAGTGCCTTTCCGGCCCTAAACACCGGAACCTGGCGCGATTCAATGTCAATCTCTTCCCCTGTCCGAGGATTACGGCCTTTTCGTGCCGCACGTTCCCGTACCTCAAAACTACCAAACCCAACCAACTGCACCTTTTCACCTTTGGCCAGCGCATCAGTAATAGCATTAAACACTGCATCTACGGATCCACTAGCTAGCTTCTTAGTAAGCCCAGTACTCTCTGCAACCCGATCAACTAGTTCTGCTTTTGTCATCTCGCTCACCTCCTTCGCAAATCCGTTGACTCCTTTTCCTTCCACGCTTTCTCTGATAGGTTGTCCACCGCAAAGGGACATTATTAGCTCAAACATGAATAACCATGGAACTCTCCGCTCTTTTGGGCATCTACTGATGTATATTCTACCTGAAAAGCCAATATCCTGCTCAGTTAGTAAGATTTTCCGAGTTTTCCGTGGTTAATAGCCTCTATCCCGGTGTAAAGGTAACCAATTGATCTGGCAGATCTTCCGATGTATACTCTATCCAGGAGGGGATCATGCTCATGCGTGCAACAGTCTTGGACCAGATACCGGTTAAACTAGATTACATTGAAGTACTCCGTCGACTCAAAAGATCACAGACCGATCCAGAAGTGGAATCCATCAAAACGCTGGTAAATGAGGCGAAGGAAATTACCCGACCCAAAGCCTTATATAAAGAGGCATACATTCAGTCCCGAACAGATGACGAGTTGGTTGTAGAGGGCATCACCTTCCACAGTCGTGTGCTTTCGGTTAATCTGCAAAACGCCCATAGATTCATCGCTTATGTAGTAACATGTGGCAAGGAGCTAGAGGAGTGGTCGAAGGGTATTCCTGATCTATTGCTCAACTACTATGCCGAAGCGATCAAGGAAATAGCCTTAAGACAAGCAGTCCAATACCTTAATGAGCATCTTGAAAGGACCTTTCGTTTAGGTAAGACATCCCATATGAGCCCGGGTTCCTTAGAAGACTGGCCCATTAGCCAGCAGAAACCGCTCTTTCAGCTGTTAGGCAATACCGAAGAGAGTATTGGTCTTAAACTAACCGATTCGTTTTTAATGATCCCAGTTAAATCACTATCGGGAATCCGTTTTTCCACCGAGGCAGACTTCGAAAACTGTATGCTCTGCCCCCGGACAGACTGTCCCGGCCGCAGGGTCACTTACGATCCAAAGCTTTATGAAAGTCGCTACAAGTAAGGTTTTCACCCAAGTGCAATACAAGTAAAAAGGACGGAGATGTCTTATCTGCGTCCTTTTCCGCTCTGTTTGGCTTTTGATTTCCCCACTGTCTAGAGGATAATGCAGATCAGGCCTCCACTACCCTCGTTAATGATCTTGCTTAAGGTCTCCTGGAGCTTTTCCTGGGCATGATCGGGCATTCGGTTAAGTTTGCTGGAGATGCCCTCTTGGATAAGTTCTTGCAGGGATTTCCCCAGGAAATCCGAGGACCAGATCTTGCTCGGGTCTGCTTCAAACTCTTCAGATAAATAACGTACCATCTCTTCCCCTTGTTTTTCGGTACCCACAAAGGGAGTAACCTCGGTAACAATACTAGCCCGAATCAAGTGAAAGGAAGGGGCACTGGCCTTAAGGCGCACGCCAAAACGATTACCCTTCTTGATCAGCTCAGGCTCATCAAAGGTAATATCATCAAGCCGGGGACTGACAATGCCATAACCCCTTTCCTTTACCTCGTTGAAGGCGGTGGCAATGATATCGTACTCCTTCTTCGCAGTAGAAAGTTCCTGCATCAGACGGAGTAAATGATGATCGCCCTCTACCGCAAAACCAGTCATCTCCTGCAGAACCTGGTAGAAGAGACTGCCGTCAATGAGCAGATCAATTACCGCCTTTCCTGAACCTAGATCCATAGTCGCCAGTTTGACACTCTGGATGGACTCATACTCCCCAAAGGACTTTACGGCTGCGGTAACATCTCGCAACTTGTGGATGGAGTCCACCGTCTCAAATACCGCTGCGCCAAAACGCTTACTGAGTTTATGATCGGCGGCCAATTCATCCACCCACTGGGGTAAACGGATGGCAATCTCACGTACAGGAAATTCGTATAAGACTCGATGCATTAACTCCATTACGTTTTCCTGGGTCATCCGTAGACAATCAATGGGCACAACAGACACATTGTATTTCTCCTCTAAGGAACGGGCTAGAGCCTTGGTTTCTTCTTTTTCAGGGGTTATTGAATTGAGCACAACCAAGAATGGTTTCCCCAAGTCCTCCAATTCACCGATGACCCGTTCTTCAGCTTGCACATAGCTTTCCCGGGGTATCTCGGTAATTGAACCGTCGGTGGTTACCACCAATCCCAGGGTAGAATGCTCCGCAATAACCTTTCTTGTTCCTAGTTCCGCCGCTTGCTGAAAGGGGATCTCATGCTCAAACCACGGTGTGCGCACCATTCTCGGACCCGATTCCTCTTCATAGCCTCGGGCCGCATCCACCGTGTATCCCACGCAATCCACCAGTCGGACCCTGCATGTAATATTGCTCGCCAGACCGATGTTAATAGCTTCATCGGGCACGAACTTAGGCTCAGTTGTCATGATGGTTCTGCCTGCACCGCTTTGGGGCAGTTCATCGATGGTGCGCTCCTTTTGGTGCACATCCTCTATCTTAGGTAGTACCATCAAATCCATAAATCGCTTAATAAACGTGGACTTACCCGTTCGAACCGGCCCTACCACCCCAATGTAGATACTGCCGCCGGTTCGTTCCGTGATGTCCTGGAAGATATCGAACTTTTCCATCGGTAGGTCCCCTCCTCACCGTCCTAATACCCTTCAATAGCCAGTCAGTGGATATCCTTGACCACATTCAATATATCTATATTAGCTTGGACGGGCAAATATTACCTAGGAAAGAAAAAAGCGCGACCAATGCCGCGCTTTTTGCACCCTACCAATACTTCCTACTTTCTTTGACCAATTTTAAGCTCAGAGCCACCCACCAGCCGCTGGATGTTTGACCTATGGCGGACAGTCGCCATGATCGCCATGATCACACCACCAATAACATACACCCGCTCCATTCCAAACAACAGCATTACCAACGGCAAAGACACCCCAGCCATCAGCGAACCCAAGGAAACATAACGAGTAAAGTATACCACCACAAGCCAAACTAAGGTCAGTGTAATAGCCACCTTCGGGGATATGGCCAGCAAAACACCTAAAGATGTGGCAACACCTTTGCCTCCGTGGAAACGGGCAAAAATGGGCCAATCATGACCAACAACAACCGCGATACCAGCAATAACAATAACTAAGTCACTCTGTTGTAGCAGCTTTGCACCTAGTACAGGTATGAATCCCTTCAAGGCATCAAGTACCAATACAAGAAAACCCAATCTTAAGCCCAGACTACGGGCTACATTTGTCGCACCTACGTTTTTGCTGCCGACTTGGCGCAGATCAATTCCCGTCCTGTACCGGGCAACTAATGGCCCAGTGAGGATATTTCCAATCAGATAGCTACCGACAATAACAACCAATGAGACCATCGTTGCCATGACCCTAACCTCCTACGGTTCCGCCCGCCCCCTAGTTTGTATAATTAACGGTACTCCATGATAGCCATAGGCTTCACGCAGCTGGTTTTCCAGGTACCGAGCGTATGAAAAATGCATTAGTTGCGGATCGTTAACGTGGAACAGAAATTTCGGTGGTTTCACTCCCACTTGAACGGCGTAGTAAATCCTCAGTCGTTTACCCTTCTTGCTCGGAGGCTGTACTCTCTCCACAATCTCATTCAGCAAGTCGTTGAGTCTTCCGGTGGTAATCCTCAGTGAAGCCTGCTCGGTCACATACTCAGCCACTTCCAGTACTTCATGTACCCGTTGGCCGGTCTGTGCCGAAATAAATACCAATGGTGCATAGCTGACAAAGGCAAAGGCTCCACGAATCATATCCTCGAATTCCTTCATAGTCCGGTGATCTTTGATCACCAAATCCCACTTGTTAACGGCTAGAATCAATCCTTTGCCCGCCTCATGAATGTAGCTGGCAATCTTTGCATCCTGATCTGTTGCCGCCTCGGTGGCATCCATAAGCAACACCGCCACATCACAACGGTCAATAGCCCGCAAAGTGCGGATAACTCCATAACGTTCCACAGGCTTATCTACTTTGGAGCGACGCCGCATCCCCGCGGTGTCCACTAGGATAAACCGTCTTCCATCTTTCTCTAATATAATATCTATAGACTCTCTAGTCGTCCCGGCAATGTCACTGACAATGGTCCGCTCCTGCCCCAGCAGCTTATTAACCAGGGATGATTTACCCACGTTGGGCCTGCCCACAA contains the following coding sequences:
- a CDS encoding GGDEF domain-containing protein, which produces MSEPITLDRLEGHLTFFSKMYDAVRIVDPVRKRVMECRGNAVDQTEEICYEYWKDRRICENCISVRAYHNDKSFMKLEQSPDAIIMVTALPIQTKEQPAVLELMKNATDSMMIGTGNYSDGRLMRNIVSDINHLVITDQLTSLYNRRFVSDRLPVDIIQATIDESPLSVIFMDIDNFKEINDTYGHAVGDLVLQQVSDVIKRNIRGSCDWSARYGGDEFLICLTNTTSHEAYRVAERIRRGVQTAIPTKKETIQLTVSLGIHTMEETKLTPEELISLADRKMYEAKNSGKNRTMGDVEAELA
- a CDS encoding aspartate kinase → MDIVVQKYGGSSVATPELIQNVARRIIATKLAGNSVVVTVSAMGHTTDELISMAAKLSNNPSKREMDMLMSTGEQVTISMLAITLQAMGHAAISLTGPQAGIYTNRMFSKAKIVEVNPERVSQELEEGNIVIVAGFQGKTYDGDITTLGRGGSDTTAVALAAALKAKVCEIYTDVDGVYSADPRIVPHARKWHAVSYGEMLEMASLGAAVLQPRAVEYAATHGVVIHVRSSFKQIEGTFVRSESDVEKEMLVTAVTQDRDTVRVVVVDLDDKPGIAARLFSALADQGVNVDMIVQTHTRGDKTDMLFTVSRPDLELTLDVVNGIKSDIGAKEVLFDESVAKVSIVGAGMVSNPGVAAKMFQALCHAGINIQAISTSEIKVSCLIDEKYTLDAVQAIHKEFGLELTAEQSA
- the thrB gene encoding homoserine kinase, which encodes MAVRVKVPATTANLGPGFDCLGLALGLYNVFTVEETPKGFSLEVFGESQGIAKGKGNLFVRTMDDVFRKVGYRPAGLRVVAENNIPLARGMGSSATAIVGGLVAGNALSGNTLGEAELVAMASAIEGHPDNVAPALLGGLVTVFTDSEKQAHYQRVVPKAGLRVCLAIPEFTLSTKKARAALPKEVAMSDAVFNLGRVAVLVAAMCQGNLEVLSQRELWDDCLHQPYRAFLIPGLKDVFAAAKNAGAYGAAISGAGPTVVAFTGDRDAEVQQAMGLAFEKHGINCRCVTTDISEHGALASTEFI
- a CDS encoding HU family DNA-binding protein, whose product is MTKAELVDRVAESTGLTKKLASGSVDAVFNAITDALAKGEKVQLVGFGSFEVRERAARKGRNPRTGEEIDIESRQVPVFRAGKALKDAVR
- a CDS encoding vitamin B12 dependent methionine synthase, whose protein sequence is MRATVLDQIPVKLDYIEVLRRLKRSQTDPEVESIKTLVNEAKEITRPKALYKEAYIQSRTDDELVVEGITFHSRVLSVNLQNAHRFIAYVVTCGKELEEWSKGIPDLLLNYYAEAIKEIALRQAVQYLNEHLERTFRLGKTSHMSPGSLEDWPISQQKPLFQLLGNTEESIGLKLTDSFLMIPVKSLSGIRFSTEADFENCMLCPRTDCPGRRVTYDPKLYESRYK
- the spoIVA gene encoding stage IV sporulation protein A gives rise to the protein MEKFDIFQDITERTGGSIYIGVVGPVRTGKSTFIKRFMDLMVLPKIEDVHQKERTIDELPQSGAGRTIMTTEPKFVPDEAINIGLASNITCRVRLVDCVGYTVDAARGYEEESGPRMVRTPWFEHEIPFQQAAELGTRKVIAEHSTLGLVVTTDGSITEIPRESYVQAEERVIGELEDLGKPFLVVLNSITPEKEETKALARSLEEKYNVSVVPIDCLRMTQENVMELMHRVLYEFPVREIAIRLPQWVDELAADHKLSKRFGAAVFETVDSIHKLRDVTAAVKSFGEYESIQSVKLATMDLGSGKAVIDLLIDGSLFYQVLQEMTGFAVEGDHHLLRLMQELSTAKKEYDIIATAFNEVKERGYGIVSPRLDDITFDEPELIKKGNRFGVRLKASAPSFHLIRASIVTEVTPFVGTEKQGEEMVRYLSEEFEADPSKIWSSDFLGKSLQELIQEGISSKLNRMPDHAQEKLQETLSKIINEGSGGLICIIL
- the plsY gene encoding glycerol-3-phosphate 1-O-acyltransferase PlsY, which gives rise to MATMVSLVVIVGSYLIGNILTGPLVARYRTGIDLRQVGSKNVGATNVARSLGLRLGFLVLVLDALKGFIPVLGAKLLQQSDLVIVIAGIAVVVGHDWPIFARFHGGKGVATSLGVLLAISPKVAITLTLVWLVVVYFTRYVSLGSLMAGVSLPLVMLLFGMERVYVIGGVIMAIMATVRHRSNIQRLVGGSELKIGQRK
- the der gene encoding ribosome biogenesis GTPase Der, yielding MGKPVVAIVGRPNVGKSSLFNRLIERRLAIVEAEPGITRDRLYHDCTWLGRTCILVDTGGIDFKDEDDFAASVRRQAQIAIDEADLVLMAVDGQAGLQELDREVGELLRRQKKPVLVVVNKVDNVQMEIDALEFYSLGLGDPVPVSALHNRNIGDLLDQMMEQLPPQQDLAEEEEGIRVAIVGRPNVGKSSLVNKLLGQERTIVSDIAGTTRESIDIILEKDGRRFILVDTAGMRRRSKVDKPVERYGVIRTLRAIDRCDVAVLLMDATEAATDQDAKIASYIHEAGKGLILAVNKWDLVIKDHRTMKEFEDMIRGAFAFVSYAPLVFISAQTGQRVHEVLEVAEYVTEQASLRITTGRLNDLLNEIVERVQPPSKKGKRLRIYYAVQVGVKPPKFLFHVNDPQLMHFSYARYLENQLREAYGYHGVPLIIQTRGRAEP